One window from the genome of Candidatus Binataceae bacterium encodes:
- a CDS encoding adenylate/guanylate cyclase domain-containing protein: MRCPVCACENPANARFCIGCGAPLSRRCAACATDNPPAARFCLQCGAALDGASAPAGGISSEDQAAGLSGSTPAAQPRTPHASERRHLTVLFCDLVGSTEISTQLDPEDLRRLIEAYQRLCGRVVNRFEGHVAQYLGDGIVVYFGYPAAHEDDVQRAVRAGLAIIEQLPQLHAQLGRPVHVRIGIHTGLVVVGEMGGGGRREELALGDTPNIAARVQALADPDTVLITEAVQQLVRGLFECEPLGARQLKGVADPLAVHRVVRETGARNRFEAALSGGLTPLVGRDEEVALLGHYWEAARRGDGRTVTLSAEAGLGKSRLAEVVKEQVAEEGARHFELRCSPYYQNSAFYPVIDFLQRILHFDREHEADKRLRRLERTLRDSGLALDEAMPVVANLLSLPLPPERYPAPQLSPQRQREKTLQVLVEWVRRATERGPLLLISEDLHWADASTVELLSMLVEQAHSAPLLLLFTARPEFAPPWSGRPHATTLTLSRLADAEARTMAERVAGGELPAQVARLLAAKSDGVPLYVEELTKNVLESGILRDAGGRYELSGPLPALAIPATLQDSLMARLDRLSTTREVAQLGSVLGREFSYELLRAVSGLDQEALEQALANLVGAEILFQHGTIPQARYVFKHALLQDAAYESVLKSTRQRHHQRVATVLDERFPEIKAERPELLAHHYTRGGLSARAIPFWHAAGQRSIERSANIEALSHLGQALELLEALAEGPERDQQELGLQIALGVAWMAVKGYSAPELEKAYGRALAICEKFGESPQTIPVMMGLWAFYLVRGDIRTSEKVALEALELADRLQVPALQMEAHLRAGISRLMMGWPAVAREHLERALALWVPDEHRSHALIYGQDPGMAIHAYLGWAVLELGLPDTGLRLNHEALEIANRHSHPLSAAFAWCFITRAHLYRKEFEQARRAADEMVRLSIEQDFPLWAAGGRILGGMAAAELSPGRDTIDQLRQAIDAWFAVGAGSEVPLYLTALIRTEARLGNRDAALAEFERALKYAHEHEQRAAEADLLRLRGEVYASLAAPDGRDGRADAEASLKEALDLARARGMKLAELRTANSLARLWIAEGRHAQAHAMLAELYGAFTEGFELADFKEARALLENLARRDQQQAVK, encoded by the coding sequence ATGCGCTGTCCGGTCTGCGCTTGCGAGAATCCCGCGAACGCACGTTTCTGCATCGGATGCGGTGCGCCGCTGAGCAGGCGATGCGCCGCGTGCGCGACTGACAATCCGCCGGCCGCGAGATTTTGCCTGCAATGCGGCGCGGCGCTGGATGGCGCGTCCGCCCCGGCCGGCGGGATATCATCGGAGGACCAAGCCGCAGGACTCTCAGGATCGACCCCCGCCGCGCAGCCCAGGACGCCGCATGCGAGCGAGCGGCGGCATCTGACGGTGCTGTTCTGCGACCTCGTGGGCTCGACCGAGATTTCTACCCAGCTCGATCCCGAGGATCTGCGCCGCCTGATCGAGGCCTACCAGCGGCTATGCGGCCGCGTGGTGAACCGTTTCGAGGGCCACGTTGCGCAGTACCTCGGCGACGGCATCGTGGTGTACTTCGGCTATCCGGCCGCGCATGAAGACGACGTGCAGCGCGCGGTGCGCGCCGGACTCGCGATTATCGAACAGCTGCCCCAGCTACACGCGCAACTGGGCCGGCCGGTCCATGTACGGATCGGAATTCACACCGGTCTGGTGGTGGTCGGCGAGATGGGCGGCGGCGGCCGGCGCGAGGAACTGGCGCTGGGCGACACTCCCAATATCGCGGCGCGCGTGCAGGCGCTCGCCGACCCCGACACCGTGCTCATCACCGAGGCGGTCCAGCAGCTCGTGCGCGGACTATTCGAGTGCGAGCCGCTGGGCGCGCGCCAGCTCAAGGGCGTGGCCGATCCGCTTGCGGTCCATCGCGTCGTGCGCGAGACGGGCGCGCGCAACCGCTTCGAGGCCGCGCTCTCCGGCGGCCTCACTCCGCTGGTCGGCAGGGACGAAGAAGTCGCCCTGCTCGGCCACTATTGGGAAGCGGCCAGGCGCGGCGACGGACGGACAGTGACACTCAGCGCCGAGGCCGGACTTGGAAAATCGCGTCTGGCCGAGGTTGTCAAGGAACAGGTCGCGGAGGAAGGCGCGAGGCATTTCGAACTGCGATGCTCTCCGTACTACCAGAACAGCGCCTTCTACCCCGTGATCGATTTTCTCCAGCGCATATTGCACTTCGACCGTGAGCACGAGGCGGACAAGCGCCTGCGCAGACTCGAGCGCACGCTCCGGGATAGCGGCCTTGCGCTCGACGAGGCGATGCCGGTGGTAGCGAACCTGCTTTCGCTGCCGCTGCCGCCCGAGCGCTATCCGGCGCCCCAGCTCAGCCCCCAGCGCCAACGCGAGAAAACCTTGCAGGTGCTGGTGGAGTGGGTACGCCGCGCGACCGAGCGCGGACCGCTGCTGTTGATCAGCGAGGACCTGCACTGGGCCGACGCTTCGACCGTCGAGTTGCTCTCGATGCTGGTCGAGCAGGCGCATTCGGCACCGCTGCTGCTGCTGTTCACGGCCCGTCCGGAGTTTGCGCCGCCCTGGTCGGGCCGGCCGCACGCGACCACCCTCACGCTCAGCCGCCTCGCCGACGCTGAGGCGCGCACGATGGCCGAGCGGGTCGCAGGAGGCGAGCTGCCGGCTCAGGTCGCCCGCCTGCTCGCGGCCAAGAGCGACGGCGTTCCGCTCTATGTCGAAGAGCTGACCAAAAACGTGCTCGAATCCGGCATCCTGCGCGACGCGGGAGGGCGCTACGAACTCAGCGGTCCACTGCCGGCGCTGGCGATTCCCGCCACCTTGCAGGATTCGCTGATGGCGCGTCTGGATCGGCTGTCCACCACGCGCGAAGTTGCCCAACTCGGGTCGGTGCTGGGTCGCGAGTTCTCCTACGAACTGCTCCGTGCCGTTTCGGGGCTGGACCAGGAGGCGCTGGAGCAGGCGTTGGCGAATCTGGTCGGCGCCGAGATCCTGTTCCAGCACGGGACGATCCCCCAGGCGCGCTACGTCTTCAAGCACGCGCTGCTCCAGGACGCCGCCTACGAATCGGTGCTCAAGAGCACTCGCCAGCGACACCATCAGCGCGTCGCCACCGTGCTCGACGAGCGATTTCCAGAAATCAAGGCCGAACGTCCCGAACTGCTGGCCCACCATTACACCCGCGGCGGCCTGAGCGCACGCGCCATTCCGTTCTGGCATGCCGCCGGCCAACGCTCGATCGAGCGCTCGGCCAATATCGAAGCCCTCAGCCATCTCGGCCAGGCCTTGGAGCTGCTTGAGGCGCTTGCCGAAGGCCCTGAACGCGACCAGCAGGAGCTCGGCCTTCAGATCGCGCTCGGCGTCGCGTGGATGGCGGTCAAGGGGTACTCGGCGCCGGAGCTGGAGAAGGCCTACGGTCGTGCGCTCGCGATCTGTGAGAAGTTCGGCGAGTCGCCGCAGACGATCCCGGTGATGATGGGATTGTGGGCATTCTATCTCGTGCGCGGCGACATCCGCACCTCCGAGAAGGTCGCTCTCGAAGCGCTCGAACTCGCCGACCGCCTGCAGGTTCCGGCGCTCCAGATGGAGGCCCATCTGCGCGCCGGCATCTCGCGCTTGATGATGGGCTGGCCGGCGGTCGCGCGCGAGCATCTCGAACGGGCGCTTGCGCTGTGGGTGCCGGATGAGCATCGCTCGCACGCTCTCATCTACGGGCAGGACCCGGGGATGGCGATCCATGCCTACCTGGGATGGGCAGTGTTGGAGTTGGGCCTGCCTGACACCGGGCTGCGACTCAACCACGAGGCGCTCGAGATCGCCAACCGCCACTCCCATCCGCTGAGCGCGGCGTTCGCCTGGTGTTTCATCACGCGTGCCCATCTCTACCGCAAAGAATTCGAGCAGGCGCGGCGGGCGGCCGACGAGATGGTTCGCCTCTCAATCGAGCAAGACTTTCCGCTATGGGCGGCAGGCGGCAGGATTTTAGGCGGGATGGCGGCGGCCGAGCTTTCTCCCGGGCGCGATACCATTGATCAGCTCCGCCAGGCAATCGACGCGTGGTTCGCGGTCGGTGCGGGCTCCGAGGTTCCGCTGTACTTGACCGCGCTGATTAGGACCGAGGCGCGGCTGGGTAACCGTGACGCCGCACTGGCCGAGTTCGAGCGGGCCCTGAAATACGCGCACGAGCATGAGCAACGCGCCGCCGAGGCCGATCTGCTGCGGTTGCGCGGCGAAGTGTATGCCTCGCTCGCTGC
- a CDS encoding CBS domain-containing protein has translation MIVARWMTKNPITIKADDTLAAARRKMDAGKFRRLPVVEDGALVGIITDRDLRQHVGALEHVRVDAVMSKGVVSVTPSTMLEQAAYLLVKHKIGAMPVVDAGKLVGIVSATDLLRAFAEVLGATEEGVSRIDLALAGDPGELATIGQLVAGESGEILGMGTYPGAADSGARQVLWVRLRSADASRVARMLNEQNFTVLAIHP, from the coding sequence ATGATCGTTGCTCGCTGGATGACCAAAAATCCGATCACAATCAAGGCGGACGATACGCTGGCAGCGGCACGGCGCAAGATGGACGCGGGCAAATTCCGCCGCCTGCCGGTGGTCGAAGACGGCGCGCTGGTCGGCATCATCACCGACCGCGACCTGCGCCAGCACGTCGGCGCTCTAGAGCACGTCAGGGTGGACGCCGTAATGTCGAAAGGCGTCGTAAGCGTCACGCCGTCCACGATGCTGGAGCAGGCGGCCTATCTGCTGGTCAAGCATAAAATTGGCGCGATGCCGGTGGTAGATGCGGGCAAGCTGGTCGGAATTGTCAGCGCAACCGACCTCTTGCGCGCGTTCGCCGAGGTTCTCGGCGCCACCGAAGAGGGCGTCTCCCGTATCGACCTCGCGCTTGCTGGCGACCCGGGAGAACTGGCCACCATCGGCCAGCTAGTGGCGGGCGAGAGCGGCGAGATCCTCGGGATGGGTACCTATCCGGGGGCCGCCGACTCCGGCGCGCGCCAGGTGCTGTGGGTGCGGCTGCGCAGCGCGGACGCCAGCCGGGTGGCCCGGATGCTGAACGAGCAGAACTTCACCGTGCTCGCGATTCATCCGTAA
- a CDS encoding phosphoribosyltransferase family protein, with protein MRQEMWTVFADRAEAGRRLGTALHTYRELKPVVLSVPRGGVPVGYEVALALNAPLDVIVVHRLTAPLRPELGIGALADGDQVGSVFSEAAICELRLPREFLAREVELELREIRRRQQVYRREHRAIGCAGHTVIVVDDGIASGASVTAALRAVRRAGAARAVLAVPVAPSATLGQLRREVDEVVCLVTPEECSTIGRFYSDFSAVSDRQVINLLDLARVASGWEIDGADAREALSVHAR; from the coding sequence ATGAGGCAGGAGATGTGGACGGTGTTTGCCGATCGAGCCGAGGCTGGGCGCCGGCTGGGGACGGCCCTGCACACGTATCGCGAGCTCAAGCCGGTGGTGCTGTCCGTGCCGCGCGGTGGGGTGCCGGTCGGCTATGAGGTCGCGCTCGCCCTTAACGCGCCGCTGGACGTGATCGTCGTGCACAGGCTCACCGCGCCGCTGCGCCCGGAGCTGGGGATCGGTGCGCTTGCCGACGGCGATCAAGTGGGGAGTGTGTTCAGCGAGGCGGCGATTTGCGAACTGCGGCTCCCGCGCGAATTTCTGGCCCGCGAGGTCGAGCTCGAGCTGCGTGAGATTCGGCGCCGTCAGCAGGTCTATCGGCGCGAACATCGCGCGATCGGCTGTGCTGGGCACACCGTGATCGTCGTCGATGACGGGATCGCGAGCGGTGCCTCGGTTACCGCCGCGCTACGAGCGGTGCGCCGTGCGGGCGCAGCCCGGGCCGTGCTCGCCGTTCCGGTCGCCCCTTCAGCGACGCTGGGGCAGTTGCGTCGGGAAGTCGATGAAGTCGTTTGCCTGGTCACGCCTGAAGAGTGTTCCACGATCGGGCGCTTTTACTCCGATTTCTCCGCGGTCAGTGACCGGCAGGTGATAAACCTGCTCGACCTTGCTCGCGTCGCCAGCGGCTGGGAGATCGACGGCGCCGACGCGCGCGAGGCCCTTAGCGTGCACGCACGGTAG